One window of Mesorhizobium sp. PAMC28654 genomic DNA carries:
- the rpoC gene encoding DNA-directed RNA polymerase subunit beta', with the protein MNQEVMNLFNPQAPAQVFDSIRISLASPEKILSWSFGEIKKPETINYRTFKPERDGLFCARIFGPIKDYECLCGKYKRMKYKGVICEKCGVEVTLSRVRRERMGHIELAAPVAHIWFLKSLPSRIGTLLDMTLKDIERVLYFENYIVTEPGLTALKEHQLLSEEEYMIAVDEYGEDSFTAMIGAEAIHDLLAGMDLEKIAGDLRSELASTTSELKQKKYLKRLKVVENFMESGNRPEWMIMKVVPVIPPDLRPLVPLDGGRFATSDLNDLYRRVINRNNRLKRLIELRAPGIIVRNEKRMLQEAVDALFDNGRRGRVITGANKRPLKSLSDMLKGKQGRFRQNLLGKRVDYSGRSVIVTGPELKLHQCGLPKKMALELFKPFIYARLDAKGYSSTVKQAKKLVEKERPEVWDILDEVIREHPVLLNRAPTLHRLGIQAFEPILIEGKAIQLHPLVCTAFNADFDGDQMAVHVPLSLEAQLEARVLMMSTNNILHPASGAPIIVPSQDMVLGLYYLSIVNQNEPGEGMVFADMGELQHALETKAVTLHSKIRGRFRTVDAEGKVVSKIHDTTPGRMIIGELLPKNVNVPYDTANQEMTKKNISKMIDTVYRHCGQKETVIFCDRIMALGFSHACRAGISFGKDDMLIPDAKIKLVSDTEALAKEYEQQYNDGLITQGEKYNKVVDAWAKCSEKVADEMMARIKAVEFEDNGRQKPMNSIYMMSHSGARGSPTQMRQLAGMRGLMAKPSGEIIETPIISNFKEGLTVLEYFNSTHGARKGLADTALKTANSGYLTRRLVDVAQDCIVNSVDCGTDKGLTMQPIVDAGQVVASVGQRVLGRTSLDDITHPVSGEILVKSGTLMDERDVEKIEKAGVQSVRIRSALTCEVRVGVCAVCYGRDLARGTPVNQGEAVGVIAAQSIGEPGTQLTMRTFHMGGTAQVVDSSFLEASYEGKVEIRNRNVVRNSDGQQMVMGRNMAVLILDEAGKERASHRLTYGSRIFVDDGDKVKRGQRVAEWDPYTRPVLTEIEGRVSYEDLVDGISVQETADESTGITKREVIDWRSTPRGNDLKPAIAIQDSKGKVGKLSKGGDARFLLSVEAILSVEPGSQVRPGDVLARIPMESAKTKDITGGLPRVAELFEARRPKDHAIIAEIDGTIRFGRDYKNKRRIIIEPHDSTLEPVEYLIPKGKPFHLQDGDVIEKGDYILDGNPAPHDILAIKGVEALASYLVNEIQEVYRLQGVQINDKHIEVIVRQMLQKVEITVQGDSTYIPGDHVDVIELEEVNERLVEDGKKPAEGLPVLLGITKASLQTPSFISAASFQETTRVLTEAAVAGKTDMLQGLKENVIVGRLIPAGTGGTMSQIRRIATARDELIIDERRKASGVEIAEPMLADMTTAAQ; encoded by the coding sequence ATGAACCAAGAGGTCATGAATCTCTTCAACCCCCAGGCGCCTGCGCAGGTGTTCGATTCCATCCGGATTTCGCTCGCCAGCCCTGAGAAGATTCTGTCCTGGTCCTTCGGCGAGATCAAGAAGCCGGAGACCATCAACTATCGTACCTTCAAGCCGGAGCGCGACGGCCTTTTCTGCGCGCGCATTTTTGGCCCGATCAAGGACTATGAGTGCCTGTGCGGCAAGTACAAGCGCATGAAGTACAAGGGCGTCATCTGCGAGAAGTGCGGCGTCGAAGTCACGCTGTCGCGCGTTCGCCGCGAGCGCATGGGCCATATTGAGCTCGCAGCGCCCGTCGCCCATATCTGGTTCCTGAAGTCGCTGCCGTCGCGTATCGGCACGCTGCTCGACATGACGCTCAAGGATATCGAGCGCGTCCTCTACTTCGAGAACTACATCGTCACCGAGCCGGGCCTCACCGCGCTGAAGGAGCACCAGCTCCTCAGCGAGGAAGAGTACATGATCGCGGTCGACGAGTATGGCGAGGACTCGTTCACCGCCATGATCGGCGCCGAGGCCATCCACGACCTCCTGGCCGGCATGGATCTCGAGAAGATCGCCGGCGACCTGCGTTCGGAACTGGCCTCGACCACTTCCGAGCTCAAGCAGAAGAAGTATCTGAAGCGGCTCAAGGTCGTCGAGAACTTCATGGAATCCGGCAACCGTCCGGAATGGATGATCATGAAGGTGGTTCCGGTGATCCCGCCGGACCTGCGCCCGCTCGTCCCGCTGGACGGCGGTCGTTTCGCCACGTCCGACCTGAACGACCTCTATCGTCGCGTCATCAACCGCAACAACCGTCTTAAGCGGCTGATCGAGCTGCGCGCTCCCGGCATCATCGTGCGCAATGAAAAGCGCATGCTGCAGGAAGCCGTCGATGCGCTGTTCGACAATGGTCGTCGCGGCCGCGTCATCACCGGCGCCAACAAGCGTCCGCTGAAGTCGCTGTCCGACATGCTCAAGGGCAAGCAGGGCCGGTTCCGTCAGAACCTGCTCGGCAAGCGCGTCGACTATTCCGGCCGCTCGGTCATCGTGACCGGTCCGGAGCTCAAGCTGCACCAGTGCGGCCTGCCGAAGAAGATGGCGCTCGAGCTGTTCAAGCCCTTCATCTACGCCCGTCTCGACGCCAAGGGTTATTCCTCGACCGTCAAGCAGGCGAAGAAGCTGGTCGAGAAGGAGCGTCCGGAAGTCTGGGATATCCTCGACGAGGTTATCCGCGAGCATCCGGTGCTGCTCAACCGCGCGCCGACGCTGCACCGCCTCGGCATCCAGGCGTTCGAGCCGATCCTGATCGAAGGCAAGGCGATCCAGCTGCATCCGCTGGTCTGCACGGCCTTCAACGCCGACTTCGACGGTGACCAGATGGCTGTTCACGTGCCGCTGTCGCTGGAAGCACAGCTTGAAGCCCGCGTGCTGATGATGTCGACCAACAACATCCTGCACCCGGCTTCCGGCGCGCCGATCATTGTGCCGTCGCAGGACATGGTTCTCGGTCTCTACTACCTCTCGATCGTCAACCAGAACGAGCCGGGCGAGGGCATGGTGTTTGCCGACATGGGCGAACTCCAGCACGCGCTTGAGACCAAGGCGGTCACGCTGCACTCCAAGATCAGGGGTCGCTTCCGCACGGTCGACGCCGAAGGCAAGGTTGTGTCGAAGATCCATGACACCACGCCTGGCCGCATGATCATCGGCGAGCTTCTGCCGAAGAACGTCAATGTGCCGTACGATACCGCAAACCAGGAGATGACCAAGAAGAACATCTCCAAGATGATCGACACCGTCTACCGCCATTGCGGTCAGAAGGAGACGGTTATCTTCTGCGATCGCATCATGGCTCTCGGCTTCAGCCATGCCTGCCGCGCCGGCATTTCGTTCGGCAAGGACGACATGCTGATCCCGGATGCCAAGATCAAGCTGGTCTCCGACACCGAGGCTTTGGCCAAGGAATACGAGCAGCAGTACAATGACGGCCTGATCACGCAGGGCGAGAAGTACAACAAGGTCGTCGACGCCTGGGCCAAGTGCTCGGAAAAGGTCGCCGACGAAATGATGGCCCGTATCAAGGCCGTAGAGTTCGAGGACAATGGCCGTCAGAAGCCGATGAACTCGATCTACATGATGTCGCACTCCGGTGCGCGTGGCTCGCCCACGCAGATGCGTCAGCTCGCCGGCATGCGCGGCCTGATGGCCAAGCCGTCGGGTGAAATCATCGAGACGCCGATCATCTCGAACTTCAAGGAAGGCCTCACCGTGCTCGAGTACTTCAACTCGACCCACGGCGCCCGCAAGGGTCTGGCCGACACCGCCTTGAAGACGGCGAACTCGGGCTACCTCACCCGCCGTCTGGTCGACGTGGCGCAGGACTGCATCGTCAACTCCGTCGACTGCGGCACCGACAAGGGCCTCACCATGCAGCCGATCGTCGATGCCGGTCAGGTCGTCGCTTCGGTTGGCCAGCGCGTGCTGGGCCGTACGTCGCTCGACGACATCACCCATCCGGTGTCGGGCGAGATTCTGGTCAAGTCCGGAACGCTGATGGACGAGCGTGACGTGGAAAAGATCGAAAAGGCCGGCGTGCAGTCGGTCCGCATTCGCTCGGCGCTGACTTGCGAAGTCAGGGTTGGCGTCTGCGCGGTCTGCTACGGACGCGATCTGGCCCGCGGTACCCCGGTCAACCAGGGCGAAGCTGTCGGTGTCATCGCGGCGCAGTCGATCGGCGAGCCGGGCACCCAGCTCACCATGCGTACCTTCCACATGGGCGGCACGGCGCAGGTGGTGGATAGTTCGTTCCTTGAAGCCTCGTATGAGGGCAAGGTCGAGATCCGCAACCGCAACGTGGTGCGCAACTCGGACGGCCAGCAGATGGTCATGGGCCGCAACATGGCGGTGCTGATCCTCGACGAAGCCGGCAAGGAGCGCGCCTCGCACCGCCTCACCTATGGTTCGCGCATCTTCGTTGATGATGGCGACAAGGTGAAGCGTGGCCAGCGTGTCGCCGAGTGGGATCCCTATACCCGCCCGGTCCTCACCGAAATCGAGGGCAGAGTGTCGTACGAGGATCTGGTCGACGGCATTTCCGTTCAGGAAACGGCCGACGAGTCGACCGGCATCACCAAGCGTGAGGTCATCGACTGGCGCTCGACGCCACGCGGCAACGACCTCAAGCCGGCGATCGCAATCCAGGACTCGAAGGGCAAGGTCGGAAAACTGTCGAAGGGCGGCGACGCCCGCTTCCTGCTCTCGGTCGAGGCCATTCTTTCGGTCGAGCCGGGCTCACAGGTTCGCCCCGGCGACGTGCTGGCGCGTATCCCGATGGAAAGCGCCAAGACCAAGGACATCACCGGCGGTCTGCCGCGTGTTGCCGAACTGTTCGAGGCACGTCGTCCGAAGGATCACGCCATCATCGCCGAGATCGATGGAACGATCCGTTTCGGCCGCGACTACAAGAACAAGCGCCGCATCATCATCGAGCCGCATGACTCGACGCTTGAGCCGGTCGAATACCTGATCCCGAAGGGCAAGCCGTTCCATCTCCAGGACGGCGACGTCATCGAGAAGGGCGACTACATCCTCGACGGCAATCCTGCGCCGCATGACATCCTGGCGATCAAGGGCGTGGAGGCGCTTGCGTCCTACCTCGTCAACGAGATCCAGGAAGTCTACCGACTGCAGGGCGTGCAGATCAACGACAAGCACATCGAGGTGATCGTTCGCCAGATGCTGCAGAAGGTCGAGATCACGGTGCAGGGCGACTCGACCTACATCCCGGGCGACCACGTCGACGTGATCGAACTGGAAGAGGTCAACGAGCGTCTGGTCGAGGACGGCAAGAAGCCGGCCGAAGGCCTGCCTGTGCTCTTGGGCATCACCAAGGCTTCGCTGCAGACCCCGTCCTTCATCTCGGCCGCCTCCTTCCAGGAGACGACCAGGGTGCTGACCGAAGCGGCGGTTGCCGGCAAGACCGACATGCTGCAGGGTCTGAAGGAAAACGTCATCGTCGGCCGGCTTATCCCGGCCGGTACCGGCGGCACGATGAGCCAGATCCGGCGCATCGCCACCGCGCGCGACGAATTGATCATCGACGAACGCCGCAAGGCGTCTGGCGTTGAGATCGCGGAGCCGATGCTGGCTGATATGACTACCGCCGCGCAGTAA